From a region of the Bdellovibrio bacteriovorus genome:
- a CDS encoding TlpA family protein disulfide reductase — MLARLFFISLFFPIAVLAATPTNFDVDFKKITATPLSPAKGIDFEKLKGKVVLVDFWASWCTPCKEALPHYNRLYKAYKDKGLVVIAVNEDDDLKERDAFLKGQSFDFYIYQDHDRKMLGEFKVQALPTLYVFDKNLKPVTFYRGFGPDKPELLEKTIQDLLK; from the coding sequence GTGCTAGCTCGTTTGTTTTTTATTTCTCTTTTCTTTCCTATAGCTGTTTTAGCTGCGACACCTACGAATTTCGATGTGGATTTTAAAAAGATCACAGCGACACCGTTATCCCCTGCTAAAGGAATCGACTTTGAGAAGCTCAAGGGCAAAGTCGTCCTGGTGGACTTCTGGGCTTCTTGGTGTACGCCCTGCAAAGAGGCTTTACCGCACTACAACCGGCTTTATAAGGCTTATAAGGATAAGGGCTTAGTTGTCATAGCCGTGAATGAAGATGACGATCTAAAAGAACGTGATGCGTTTTTAAAGGGTCAAAGTTTTGATTTTTATATCTATCAAGATCACGATAGAAAGATGCTTGGTGAATTTAAGGTCCAAGCTCTGCCGACGTTGTATGTATTTGATAAGAATTTAAAGCCGGTGACTTTCTATCGCGGATTTGGTCCGGATAAACCAGAACTATTAGAAAAAACGATTCAGGATTTGTTGAAGTAG